Part of the Sorghum bicolor cultivar BTx623 chromosome 1, Sorghum_bicolor_NCBIv3, whole genome shotgun sequence genome, CAAAAACCAAATTTGTATTAAATACTTTCCATTTAACAccaatcatcattaatcatgttgatGATAGCGTCTGATTAGGAAACAAAGTGAGAACATATGTGTCTTTTGTGTTATTTCTTAATTTATCCTAAAATTGCTGGAGTGCACTACATATCGGGACAGAGGAAGTACATCTTTGTACAATGGAACAACCTTTTTATATCTTGTGCGGAGTCTAAAGAGTCATCCTTGTTCTCCACCTTTGGATAATGAGAAATCCATAATAGATGATGTATATATCTAGAGATCCATTAAACAGGCTAATGGAGCGTATTTTCACCAAAATCTCTATTCTTATAGTAAATTAGAAAGGGAAGATTATTGTGGAGCTGCTCTTATAATTAATAGCATTTATAattaattaataggatttatagttattgacaaaaaaaatatagtgaagcaacaagttttagtttatatttattatttccccattctaaattataaggggCTTTCAAGATTCATTGCTTTTACTATTTACCTAGACATAATGTATATCTAAATACATAGAAAAAATGCTATGCATCTAGAAAATCCAGTTATATTTTGGAATGAGGGAGTACATACTATTAATTGTACTTAATCATGTTTTAATTTAATGAGTGACCTACCTAGTTATTaatattatttttgttttattacaAAATAAGAATGTTATATTATACCCTATATATTGCTGATGTAAAAAGCACCGAttttaatatttgttaaatacaaacgaaagtattatAATATcgaattttataaattttttgaactaaacaagaccaaagtTTTTCCCGAGTAGTACTTACTACAGTGTTGACCAGTAGTATCATGCTTATGGACGACATAGGAGTAGTACGCAACCTTTTCCCCATCGCTAAACTAACCGTGATGCATGCTTCCTTTTTCATTTACAAAAGAATTGAAAAAAAAGCTCCGAAGAGCAAGCAAGGCCGGGACAACAACGCTGGCGAGCGGCGAGGCTATAAAAACCAGGGAGGCCTTAACCACCCGCCCCACTACAACTCTCGTTCGAGAAAGAATTTCTCTTGGCATTTGGCTCGGTCATCACTGGTAACGCGCCCACTCACTCGCATCACACTCCCCTCCACCTCCATAACTGCCTGCCCCCCGCCCCGCGCGCGGACATGGGCGATCCCCGGGCGCGCACGTCCGCCGTGGCCGCCGGCGAGCTGCGGCCGCCGGAGCCGCCGCTGGACCCGCTCGAGTTCCTCTCCCGCTCCTGGAGCGCCTCGGCGGGGCGCGCGTTCGCGCCCcacccgccgccgacgccgccgccggcggccagcCCCATCGCCGAGGACGCCGCGTGCGAGCTCGACGACGGCGCCGTCGTCTGCGgggtctccgccgccgccgcgtccgggGGCAGCTCCTTCTCCTTCGCGTCCGCCGCCACGTCGCAGCTCATCATGGAACGGATCCTCGCGCAATCCGTGAGAGCCCTCACTCGTTCCCTCCTCCTTCCTCTTCTCTGTTCGATCCACCTTGTTTGTTCTTCCTCCTCGTCAAAATCGCTCTTTGATGGGGGTTTTTTTTTTAAGAGAAACAAGTCGAATCTTTTCAATTGTTACCGGAGATTTCCCTCTTGGTTCTTTGTAACACCTGGGCGCcattaaattaaataaataaaacaaaagagATGCGTGCTTTGGTCGTTTTTTATTTGCCGATTCGGGTTTCTCTTTTTTCCTGCCTGCATTTTACTGCAGACAGATTGGTTGGTTCCATCTGTTCTGTACAAACCTCCCGATTTCTTCCTCTGCCAGTAAAGTTTTGCGATCTGGAGTCTGCACATCTGATTAGTTAGCAATTTTTTCCCAGTCAACACATCTCTTTCCCACATCCTGGTTTCACTTTGACCCCCTGCTCGGACAAGGAGAAACTGACAAAGAAGAGATTTTTGTTTTCCTGCCAGGCCCGGAAAAAACAAGTGTAATCCCCACCATTCTTTCTAGTTAAGTGAAGTACGCAGCTTAGTAGCCATTAATGATCAAGGCTCTTCCATTAAGCACCATCAATTTCTCATACAACAACATCCTTTCCCCCCTGAGAAACATGATTTCAGTCGTTTTTTTTTGTTCCTGCTAACCTTATTACAACTTTTCTGAATCATGGTTCCTGATGTCTGAAACACGCTTGTTGTGCGTTGCAACCCTGCAGCAGGAAGTGGCGCCGCTCACCTCCGGCCGGCTCTCGCACAGCAGCGGCCCCCTCACTGGCGGTGGCTCCCTCTCCGACAGCCCGCCGGTCTCGCCGGAGATCGATGACGCAAAGGTCAGTTCCTGCCTTGTCACCTTATGGTGCctcggagaatgagatgctactAGTCGTACGTACTGCAGGCTTCTCTGCAACTGCAATTTTTAATCGCGAGAACTGTTCTGGTCTCTGGCAGTAACCTGCAATTATTTGGCTCACTTGCCTTTGCTGAACGTTGAGCGGTACTAGAGGCCATTAGATTAGCTGTTTTAACTGTGTTCAGGGGTAGATAATCTAAGCGATTCCTGCTTTTACTGCCGGCCTAGTGGACACACTGTTTGTTGTGTTCATGTGTCGGACTCTCTGCATCTTTTACCACTACATACAGTTCAGTCGTTGTGTGCTTTACTCCTTTATTTCTAAGGCAGGGAAAATCATTTGTGTGCGCTGCTTGGTACACGGCCTCCTTAACAAAAAGGATAAGAATAGAAAATGAAGATTCCGAGCCAAGCTTTTGTTTAATCATTTGGTATTCTATAGTTGCATTTTTTTCGTTGGATAACAGCATCAGGCTACCTCTAGTATTTTTTAAAGAAAATGGTTTCTGTTTACATACCTTTTGTCTCTTTGTACCAGTAGTATTAAGTTATTTTGTTTTGTATATTCACAGAACTTTTTAATAGTAATGAGCACCACAGCTTCGGTTTAGTTTTGCCTGCATTTCCGTAGGGGAGTGGCAGTGGTAAAAAAAGAGCAGGCTGTCGAGGTCACAAGCAATGGTAGGCATTGGAAGCTGTGGGTCTGCCTGGGACAAAGCGACCAGCCTTGCAGCCTTCCCTGTGCCGGGCACCAAATTTTCTAGAGCGAGAGTACACAAGAAAAAACACAAAGAACTGGTAGGCGTGCCTTTCGCGGCTTCCAATAAAACCCCTGACTTGCAAGCCCTACCCCGTTTGCTTTTTCCCCACAGCTTTTGTTTCCGCCCAATCCGTCGTGCCCCTCCTCGTCTGAGAGTTCGTGTTCGTTTCGTTGTGAACTCTCGCCGTCGCGGGCCGCGGCCGTGCCCACCACAGCACAGTGCAGTCTTCGGCGTAGCGTGCTACTTACTACTGTAGAAGTAGTAATCTTTTGTCATGGATGCGTCTCTTTCCGTCACCCCACCGACAACCCCTGCTGCATAAACATGGCAGCTTCAGGTCTCTATCTAGCCacatgaacaagatggagaccCCTCCCTCTTCAATGAAACTGTAGCGCGTACTACTAATCCCCGAACGAAACCCACATTTTACAAATTTGTGCCCTCATTCGCTGAAACTTGAAGCTTTGTACCAATCCAGCCTGTCCTTCTTGTTGGTTTGAGGAAAGAATCCTCCTTtgtttcattcattcattccttGCCTGTACCTCCAGTCCTCCAGCACTGTACAAGTGGTTGGATGCCAGTCCTTGGCGACAATTATTGCATGTTCCAATTTCCTTTTCTGATCTTCCAGCATGTTTCCTTCGGAATGATATCAGTGTGGTGGCTCGATGATTCTTGCAAACAATCACAACAAGCATTGTGCTGGAAGAGCAATTTGTTGTTTGGATGCCTAGCTAGCTGCAAGAAGAAATTTCTCTGTTGCAGTCATTCAGATACGTAGCACACCTGAAGCCTGAAAACAAAAAAACTCATCGCACTGTAAATTCAGTGTGAAAATGCCTCCACCTCTTTCTCCGCCCAAAAAACATGGTTCATGCTCGCCCATGCATGTTTTTGGTTCGTGAGAGACAAATTGGCCCAATAATGCCCCCACAGCTGTGCCGTTTCACATGCCCCGAGAAAAGACAAAGCCTTATGAGAGGTCATGGTCAAAGATCTGATTAGTGATCTGGATAGAAAAAGCCACCATCACAGGGGCACTCGGGTCATTCCACCTGGGCTAATCACACTTCTACTCTATCCCCGAGCAGCTCAGCTATCTACTGTATGATACCATGGATTTTGTTGTTTGCTGGGCGTATACAGTATTCGTAAAGAAGCTTTGATTCCCGCTGCCGTCGTCTCAGCGCGCTCCTGTCCCTGGTCTCCTCCCTGCGCAAGCAAACACTGCAGCAATGTCCAGTCTGGTggagcaccagcaccagcaggcCATGTCGCACCCTACCACCCTCTGCCCATCACTCTCTCTGGGTGAAAGGCAGCGGCGGCAGGCTCGCAGTCGCAGGCATGCTCGCGGTCCGTGCCGTTGCTGCATCATGAGGTTGGCTGGGCGCCTGGGCCTTTTCGGTCCCTAATCGAGTGTTATTCCCTCCAGCTTTTCTAATCCGCCGTAATGATGCCCGCTTTAGCTGATCTAGGGCTAGCATTATCCATCCTCCTCTGCCTCATCATTGTGTCCATTGTCTTCTCTTCTGTGGCGCTCTTGTACAGTACTGACGAGATGCACTAGTTTACTGGTTTCTGAAATGGAATATTGGCAGGCTTTAGCTTTCAtggattgatttgttttgtcccAGGCTAATACGTTTACTAacattgtgcttgtgtagtgtgTTGTGCGGTACTGGCTGATGAGCTGCACCTTTCTTCAATAATCACTACTAGTTCACCACTGTTTGGTTAAAGGACCCATCTCTGAAAATTGGAACCGTTCTGTCACTTCAAGGTGTACCCTATTTGTTGTTGCAGTTGAAACGACACCTTCCCTGCACTGGATTTGTACCTCCAACACAACTCCTCCTAACATTTTTCCTGCTGATCCTGCTGATCATTGAATGCGTTACTGTCTGTCTAGTACCTTTGACAATATAATCAGTCCTAGCTCCTAAATATAGCAAGATCcaatttttgtttttaaattTACCGCTTGATAAACTGAATGAACTTTACACCTGAAATCATGCAGTACTGCAGAGCGGTCAGCACGCCGAAGCCGCAGGCATACCGGGCCGGCAACAAGACGGTCGGCCGGTGGCTCAAGGAccggaaggagaagaagaaagaggagacGCGGGCGCACAATGCGCAGGTCCACGCAGCAGTGTCTGTTGCGGCCGTTGCAGCTGCGGTCGCGGCCGTGGCCGCGGCCACTGCTGCCGCTTCAGGGTCCGGCAAGGACGACCGTGCTGCCCGGACAGATATGGCCGTGGCGTCGGCTGCGACCCTCGTGGCCGCGCAGTGTGTCGAGGTGGCCGAGTCCATGGGCGCCGAGCGGGAGCACCTCGAGGCCGTCGTTGGGTCGGCTGTGAACGTCAGGACTCCCGGAGACATCGTCACTGTCACGGCTGCTGCCGCTACTGGTATGTCATCACCCACCGCCGATCAGAGCAATCATCGCTGGAGGGACTCAGAACTTGAACGGTCAGTAACGTATCGTTGTTTGGTTGCAGCGTTGAGAGGCGCGGCGACATTGAAGGCGAGGGCTCTGAAGGAGGTGTGGAACATCGCGGCGGTGATCCCGGTGGAGAAGGGCGGTGGcgttggcggcggcggaggtgggCACCACCAGAAGCACGGCGCgcccaagcagcagcagcaccatcACCGGAAGCTGGAGAGCAACGGCAGCAGCATCAGCGACGTGTCCCTGGAGGAAGAGAACAACTTCCTCGGCATCTGCAGCCAGGAGCTGCTTGCTCGCGGCACCGAGCTCCTCAAACGCACCCGGAAAGGTGACAGCATTTCTGCCATGCATTCTGTTCATGATGTACTGTTGGAATAGAATGCGTGTTCTGGTCTGGTGTACGATCATTCAGAATCATGATGTACTGTTGGAAATAGATCAGAGTCGCTCGATGTCGTACTGATGTTTGATCTACAGGCGCTCTGCACTGGAAGGTCGTATCGGTGTACATCAACCGGATGGGCCTGGTAAAAAATGAATCACTGTCTGCATGCTGTTCAACTTTGGTTGGGACTGTTAGTGATGATTTTTCGCTTACAAATGTAAAAATTTCGGCTGCCATTGCAGGTGATGGTGAAGATGAAGAGCCGGCATGTGGCAGGGACGATcacgaagaagaagaaaagtatGGCTTGAACAGCGTgccactcactcactcactcactgtTGCCCACGGGCAGGCAATACTGGCACTGACACTGACGCCCATGCGGCATGTCCGTCCGTGGCTGTGACTACTGTGCAGGTGTGGTGATCGACGTGTGCAGGGACGTGGCGGCGTGGCCCGGGCGGCACCTGCTGGAGGACGGCGAGCACCGGCGGTACTTCGGCCTGCGGACCGCCGAGCACCGGGTGATCGAGTTCGAGTGCACCAGCCAGCGGGAGTACGAGATGTGGACCAAGGGCGTGGCGCGGCTGCTGAGCATCGCCGCCGAGCGGAAGCGCCTGGCGTGACCTTGACCTGCGTGCCCGTCACCGTCGTCGGCGACCTGCCGACGCCGCCCTGCGCGGCGGGGGGCCAGCCAGGGTCAGTGAGTGCCATCATCCACCGTCCGTTGAGGCAACAGAGCGGCATGGGCATGGAGGAGGGTGCTGGCAGCCctctttgtgtgtgtgtgtgtcccaCAGGAATTATGTTTAGCTATAGGGGTAGGGTGGGGAGGATCCTGGTGCTGCTATGCTAGGGCACGAGTTGGTTTTTGTGCGGGGATGCGACGCCGGTGCAGGGGGCGCCATGGATGCCTTGTGGTAGAGTAGAGGAGATTGTTTCTCTATCCCTTTCTCTCTTGTAAGTTTTGCTTCTACTTTTTTTCCTTCTCTCTCGCGGTTGGGGTGTGGCCATACTGGAACTGTAGCTGGTGAAAGATAAATGCTTTGTTCTGGTAGCAATAGTAGTAGTAACTATGTAGTTACCGTAGTAATTACCTACCTACTCTAGTAAATTAAGCATTTGTTCATTCCATCCTGGATCCATGTCCATCCCAGACTGTCTGTTACTACTCTGCTAGTACAATGTGATTGGCTCTACAGAGTAGTTTGTGAATGAATCTTTGACCAGACAGTCAAAAGGTGTCTCATTCCCGTGGGCCGTGGCTGGGCCATCATCCAATCCAACGGAGGGAGGGCCGAGCAGGCAAGGCGGAGTCGCGGAGAGAGCAGAGCCATCCGGCAACAGCAACAGCGAAAGCGAGGCTGTCCGTCGCGTCAATGAATTCATTCCCCGGGGCCCGTCGCCGCTGTTGAGCAGCAGATGATCTTGTTCTCTTGTGCCGCCGGAGCGAAGACTGTACTCCACTCCATACCCCTCTGTCCTCGATCATCGTCTGCTTCTAGAGCCAGGATCACACACACCCCTCTCTTGCAGTTCCAGATCAGGTCCACTTGCTGCCACTTGCGTTTGCCTGATAATTGGACAGCTTGGAACCATATATACAACACCAACAGCATTACCATCGCAGCCGCCATGCATGCAAAAGTAGGTGCAAGATACTATTCAGAGAAGTTTGTTGTTGTCTTGTTACTGCGGCTAGCGTTGTTTAGGccatgtttggttgctagccatagTCTACCATAACTAACTTTAGGTAAGTGTGGCAAGCCACAAAAAGTGTGGCTAAcaaattggttgccacacttTGCCATGTCTAAAGGAATCTTGGCACAttttttaactctatgacataTGGAGCCCAAAAGAATTATGCTTAAGCTTAGTTATCAACCAAACACTTGCCAACTTAGTGAAACTTGACTAAGGTAAAGTGTGGcaggcaaccaaacagcccATGTTGCAGTATCTGAACATTTCTGTGATACAAGATCTTCTCGATCAGCAACACTAGTTGCAGTAGAGTAGAGTATAGGGGGGAGGTATGTCTCTGACTCTGCTCCAAAGATCAAAGCTACAGTGCTGCTGTGCCTGTGCGCGTAGAAATTGCAAAAGCTGATGACTGCAGCTCATGAGTGTGCGCGCGCGGTGTGGTCTTTgccggtgctcgagatcggtgaCGCAAAGAAAAGACGGACGGCATCCGTCTCGCTTTCCCTTTCCCGGCTTTTGCTGCAAAGAGAAATGCATACTACTCCTTAAACACGCAGTGATCGATTGGAGCAGCACCGACGACTGACGAACCCGATGCAAAATGCTAGTAGACGCACAGGGAGGCAGGGCGATCGGAGGCCCAGGATTTGGAGCACGGATCTGATTGATCCGATGCAAGCAAAAGGCAACGGATGCAGCATCTGCTCCATCGCTTTGGCAACAGGATGCTCAATGATCCACCCTCCCCCAAACCCAAAGCACT contains:
- the LOC8062238 gene encoding VAN3-binding protein isoform X2, with product MGDPRARTSAVAAGELRPPEPPLDPLEFLSRSWSASAGRAFAPHPPPTPPPAASPIAEDAACELDDGAVVCGVSAAAASGGSSFSFASAATSQLIMERILAQSEVAPLTSGRLSHSSGPLTGGGSLSDSPPVSPEIDDAKYCRAVSTPKPQAYRAGNKTVGRWLKDRKEKKKEETRAHNAQVHAAVSVAAVAAAVAAVAAATAAASGSGKDDRAARTDMAVASAATLVAAQCVEVAESMGAEREHLEAVVGSAVNVRTPGDIVTVTAAAATALRGAATLKARALKEVWNIAAVIPVEKGGGVGGGGGGHHQKHGAPKQQQHHHRKLESNGSSISDVSLEEENNFLGICSQELLARGTELLKRTRKGALHWKVVSVYINRMGLVMVKMKSRHVAGTITKKKKSVVIDVCRDVAAWPGRHLLEDGEHRRYFGLRTAEHRVIEFECTSQREYEMWTKGVARLLSIAAERKRLA
- the LOC8062238 gene encoding VAN3-binding protein isoform X1; this translates as MGDPRARTSAVAAGELRPPEPPLDPLEFLSRSWSASAGRAFAPHPPPTPPPAASPIAEDAACELDDGAVVCGVSAAAASGGSSFSFASAATSQLIMERILAQSQEVAPLTSGRLSHSSGPLTGGGSLSDSPPVSPEIDDAKYCRAVSTPKPQAYRAGNKTVGRWLKDRKEKKKEETRAHNAQVHAAVSVAAVAAAVAAVAAATAAASGSGKDDRAARTDMAVASAATLVAAQCVEVAESMGAEREHLEAVVGSAVNVRTPGDIVTVTAAAATALRGAATLKARALKEVWNIAAVIPVEKGGGVGGGGGGHHQKHGAPKQQQHHHRKLESNGSSISDVSLEEENNFLGICSQELLARGTELLKRTRKGALHWKVVSVYINRMGLVMVKMKSRHVAGTITKKKKSVVIDVCRDVAAWPGRHLLEDGEHRRYFGLRTAEHRVIEFECTSQREYEMWTKGVARLLSIAAERKRLA